One part of the Ochrobactrum quorumnocens genome encodes these proteins:
- the cysN gene encoding sulfate adenylyltransferase subunit CysN, which yields MNANSRNDEQMRESRSLLRFLTCGSVDDGKSTLIGRLLLDTDAVLDDQIVNLQEESARFGTTGQEVDLSLLVDGLQAEREQGITIDVAYRFFSTTRRKFVVADTPGHEQFTRNMATGASGSDVAVLLVDARYGIQNQTRRHSLIVSLLGLKHVVVAVNKIDLVGYSEEVYKEIVAEYSAFAEQLGFETMVAIPMSARFGDNVIANSPKMKWYTGASLLQHLENLNVEQDARNLPFRFPVQYVSRPNQDFRGFAGQIASGKVSVGDAVVVSSSGIQTRVKSIVTMDGNYKEARAGQAITLQLEEEVDLSRGDILAAPGQRPVVADQFQAHIIWFDRQPLMPGRSYILRTECDSVGATITEIKHCIDIETQARTAARTVKINEFAVCNVSLQRAISFDPYRENKITGNFILIDRMTNATVGAGMIDFALSRALNLHWQALEVNKDARSDLMKQQPRILWFTGLPASGKSTIANLVEKLLHTDGRHTILLDGDNIRHGLNRDLGFTEEDRVENIRRVVEVSRLMTDAGLIVVVCMISPYRSERQWARELIGEGEFIEVYVDTPLHECISRDPKGLYKLAQKGDIRNFTGIDAPYEAPENPEIRLYTTSSSPQQLAQIVYDYLQRFK from the coding sequence ATGAATGCCAATTCTCGCAATGACGAACAGATGAGAGAGAGCCGATCTCTTCTACGGTTCCTGACCTGCGGTTCGGTTGATGATGGAAAATCCACTCTCATTGGCCGCCTACTCCTAGATACCGATGCGGTTCTGGATGATCAGATTGTGAATCTTCAGGAAGAGAGCGCACGCTTTGGAACAACTGGGCAGGAGGTCGATCTCTCGCTTTTGGTCGACGGCCTCCAAGCGGAGCGCGAACAGGGCATTACAATCGATGTAGCTTACCGTTTTTTCTCGACAACTCGTCGGAAATTCGTCGTTGCCGATACCCCCGGCCACGAGCAATTCACCCGTAACATGGCGACAGGCGCCTCTGGATCTGATGTTGCGGTCCTTCTAGTTGATGCCCGTTACGGCATTCAGAATCAGACACGTCGACACTCGCTGATAGTATCGCTCCTTGGGTTAAAACATGTCGTGGTCGCGGTAAACAAGATCGACCTGGTCGGTTATTCCGAGGAAGTCTACAAAGAGATCGTCGCGGAATACTCTGCTTTTGCCGAGCAGCTTGGTTTCGAAACGATGGTGGCTATACCGATGTCCGCGCGATTTGGCGATAACGTAATAGCTAATTCACCGAAAATGAAATGGTACACAGGTGCATCACTACTGCAACATCTAGAGAACTTGAATGTTGAGCAAGATGCTCGGAATCTCCCATTTCGGTTTCCAGTTCAATACGTGTCCCGCCCCAATCAAGATTTTCGTGGTTTTGCTGGCCAAATCGCCTCGGGTAAAGTTTCAGTTGGGGATGCTGTAGTAGTTTCAAGCTCTGGGATTCAAACTCGCGTCAAAAGCATCGTTACAATGGACGGAAACTACAAAGAAGCGCGTGCAGGGCAGGCGATAACACTGCAACTCGAAGAAGAGGTTGATCTTTCACGCGGTGACATACTTGCGGCTCCTGGCCAGCGTCCTGTCGTCGCAGACCAGTTTCAGGCGCATATAATCTGGTTTGACAGACAGCCGCTCATGCCTGGCCGAAGCTACATACTCAGAACAGAGTGCGACAGTGTTGGGGCTACGATTACCGAGATTAAGCATTGCATAGATATCGAAACTCAAGCAAGAACCGCGGCCCGAACTGTTAAGATCAATGAATTTGCTGTCTGCAATGTTTCTTTACAGCGTGCCATTTCTTTCGACCCTTATCGTGAAAATAAAATTACCGGTAACTTTATCCTGATCGACCGGATGACTAACGCCACGGTCGGTGCCGGGATGATCGACTTCGCGCTGAGTCGAGCACTGAACCTTCACTGGCAGGCACTTGAAGTAAATAAAGATGCGCGTTCTGATCTGATGAAACAACAGCCGCGGATATTGTGGTTTACCGGGCTACCGGCCTCAGGAAAATCGACGATTGCAAATCTGGTTGAGAAGCTTTTGCACACCGACGGTCGGCATACGATTCTGCTTGATGGTGACAACATTCGTCACGGGCTCAATCGTGATCTGGGTTTCACGGAAGAAGATCGTGTGGAAAATATTCGCCGGGTCGTCGAAGTCTCGCGCCTTATGACTGATGCCGGATTAATCGTCGTTGTTTGTATGATCTCACCGTACAGGTCTGAACGACAATGGGCCCGCGAATTGATCGGCGAAGGCGAATTCATCGAAGTGTATGTTGATACTCCCCTTCATGAATGTATCAGCCGAGACCCCAAAGGACTCTACAAGCTCGCGCAGAAAGGCGATATCCGGAATTTTACCGGCATTGATGCACCATACGAAGCTCCGGAAAACCCTGAGATTAGGCTCTATACAACAAGCAGTTCGCCCCAGCAACTTGCGCAAATTGTTTATGACTATTTGCAGCGATTTAAGTGA
- the cysD gene encoding sulfate adenylyltransferase subunit CysD: MTTSGSAKSFVNYGTKTMNLSHYQRLESESIHIFREVAATFQKPVLLYSIGKDSSVMLHLARKAFYPAKIPFPLLHVDTNWKFREMIQFRDQIVRELGLDLIVHINLEGENQGIDPFEQGSSAHTHLMKTIALRQALDHGKFDAAFGGARRDEEKTRAKERIFSFRNAQHSWDPKNQRPEMWKTYNTRIASGESIRVFPLSNWTELDIWQYILRENIPVVPLYFAKRRPVVQRGDMLIMADDDRMKLRTGEQIEERMIRFRTLGCYPLTAAIESHATTVEQIIEETSTARCSERSGRLIDKDEIGSMEKKKREGYF, translated from the coding sequence CTGACGACATCTGGCTCTGCAAAAAGCTTCGTTAATTATGGTACTAAAACAATGAATCTTTCCCACTACCAAAGGTTGGAATCTGAGTCGATCCACATATTTCGTGAGGTGGCGGCCACTTTTCAGAAGCCGGTTCTACTGTATTCAATAGGTAAAGACTCTTCGGTCATGCTGCATCTCGCTCGAAAGGCGTTCTATCCAGCGAAAATTCCGTTCCCTTTATTGCATGTAGATACAAACTGGAAATTTCGCGAAATGATCCAGTTTCGGGACCAGATTGTGCGTGAACTTGGTCTTGATCTCATCGTTCATATAAATCTTGAGGGTGAGAACCAAGGCATCGATCCGTTTGAGCAAGGGTCGAGCGCGCATACTCATCTGATGAAGACAATAGCATTAAGGCAGGCATTAGATCATGGGAAGTTTGACGCTGCTTTCGGTGGCGCGCGCCGCGACGAGGAGAAAACACGCGCCAAGGAGCGCATATTCTCATTTCGCAACGCTCAGCATTCATGGGACCCGAAGAATCAGCGCCCCGAGATGTGGAAGACGTACAATACCCGAATAGCGAGTGGTGAATCGATCCGCGTTTTCCCGCTGTCAAACTGGACTGAACTGGACATCTGGCAGTATATTCTAAGAGAAAACATCCCTGTTGTACCGCTATACTTCGCCAAGCGTCGCCCGGTTGTTCAGCGCGGTGATATGTTGATTATGGCGGATGATGATCGCATGAAATTGCGAACGGGCGAGCAGATCGAAGAGCGTATGATACGCTTCCGGACTTTAGGCTGCTATCCCCTCACAGCAGCGATTGAATCGCATGCTACCACTGTCGAACAGATCATTGAAGAGACCTCAACGGCGCGCTGCTCTGAACGATCTGGTAGACTGATAGATAAGGATGAAATTGGATCCATGGAGAAAAAAAAGCGAGAAGGATATTTCTGA
- the cysQ gene encoding 3'(2'),5'-bisphosphate nucleotidase CysQ has translation MTICSDLSENTMIELFINAAMTAGEVIMQYYETGPVVQQKRDRSPVTDADLFAERVIFDALSYQLPGIPIVAEEAVADGRIPDLINRSFILVDPLDGTKEFIDRRGDFTVNIAFIEHGIPVCGVVYAPALGVLYGGDQSGAWKRMIESSSLSQWLPIAARKPDEIAVAVASRSHMCDETVAYLKKENITKLTQIGSSLKFCLIAEGRADVYPRLGRTMQWDTAAGDAILRSAGGHTRTLDGLPLKYGLSGGLESDKFVNPPFISCGSSDAFLPDDMNA, from the coding sequence ATGACTATTTGCAGCGATTTAAGTGAAAATACGATGATCGAATTATTCATAAATGCGGCTATGACAGCCGGTGAAGTAATAATGCAATATTACGAAACCGGACCTGTCGTGCAACAGAAAAGAGATCGAAGTCCAGTAACCGATGCAGATTTGTTTGCCGAGCGCGTTATATTCGATGCTCTCTCTTACCAGTTGCCCGGGATTCCGATCGTCGCCGAAGAAGCCGTTGCGGACGGGCGTATACCTGATCTAATCAACCGAAGTTTCATTCTAGTCGATCCACTAGATGGAACCAAGGAATTCATCGACCGCCGTGGAGACTTTACAGTGAATATAGCATTCATCGAGCACGGAATTCCGGTATGCGGTGTCGTGTATGCGCCAGCTCTCGGTGTTCTATACGGAGGAGACCAATCGGGAGCTTGGAAGCGGATGATTGAATCTTCTAGTCTATCGCAATGGCTACCTATAGCGGCCCGCAAGCCGGACGAAATTGCAGTAGCAGTAGCAAGTCGCTCTCACATGTGTGATGAAACAGTGGCCTACCTCAAGAAAGAGAATATTACCAAATTAACGCAAATTGGCTCATCTCTAAAATTCTGTCTAATCGCTGAAGGACGCGCTGATGTTTACCCGAGGCTTGGTCGAACAATGCAATGGGACACAGCGGCTGGCGATGCCATCTTACGTTCTGCGGGCGGACATACGCGTACTTTGGATGGACTGCCATTGAAGTATGGATTGAGTGGCG
- a CDS encoding acyltransferase family protein — protein sequence MRNHELDGLRGLACLIVVVGHAFGSSWAWVSWPGLMGGIPRIGVWLFFVLSAFLLTHRLLEESVSLVSLVRYTIARLTRIVPPFVIAVGFYRLIDPDGFETNSQMLCVLMLQAPYKHLWTIPVEMKFYLLLPFIVIALKKLTKAIGIYLTFLALAASLIAIRYYGPTVTVENYLSVAPYLVCFGAGVTAAWVTHFSPRPHGATGRICAYVAIFSIAALVLFNKTGYFGDFKSELARHHTTFGMLWAILIYGIYNDAGRWNSLFASFPLRKIGEISFSVYLFHWAFIMWTKDWFFPIGLISAVGFSLMIGFLSFHAFEKPLIGVRKLIFKRLYL from the coding sequence ATGAGAAATCACGAACTCGATGGGCTTAGAGGGCTTGCATGTTTGATCGTGGTTGTCGGGCATGCGTTTGGATCTAGTTGGGCTTGGGTGTCCTGGCCCGGTTTGATGGGGGGAATACCTAGAATTGGTGTTTGGCTATTTTTTGTACTTAGTGCCTTCCTTCTCACACATCGACTGTTAGAAGAGAGTGTTTCGCTCGTTTCCCTCGTGCGCTACACCATTGCTCGGTTAACGCGGATTGTGCCGCCTTTCGTCATCGCCGTGGGGTTTTACCGATTGATCGATCCTGACGGTTTCGAAACAAACTCGCAGATGCTTTGTGTGTTGATGTTGCAAGCTCCCTACAAGCATCTGTGGACCATTCCGGTGGAAATGAAGTTCTATCTCCTCCTTCCTTTCATAGTAATTGCACTAAAAAAGCTTACGAAAGCAATAGGCATATATCTTACTTTCCTTGCTTTGGCGGCGTCGCTCATCGCAATTCGGTACTATGGGCCCACGGTAACTGTAGAGAATTACTTGTCCGTCGCCCCTTATCTGGTCTGTTTTGGAGCGGGCGTGACAGCGGCATGGGTGACGCATTTTTCTCCACGCCCGCATGGTGCAACAGGAAGAATATGTGCCTACGTCGCAATCTTTTCAATTGCTGCGTTAGTCCTGTTCAACAAGACAGGTTACTTTGGGGATTTCAAGAGTGAACTTGCCCGACACCACACAACTTTTGGTATGTTGTGGGCAATCCTGATATACGGAATCTACAACGACGCCGGTCGTTGGAATAGTTTGTTTGCTTCATTTCCTCTGCGAAAAATTGGTGAAATCAGTTTTTCAGTATACTTATTTCATTGGGCTTTTATCATGTGGACGAAAGACTGGTTCTTTCCGATTGGGCTGATTTCAGCTGTAGGATTTTCCCTGATGATTGGCTTTCTGTCTTTCCATGCGTTTGAAAAACCCTTGATCGGCGTTCGTAAACTGATTTTCAAACGACTTTATCTTTGA
- a CDS encoding GT-D fold domain-containing protein, which produces MMMHCDEVASIIEKRVRAKVPFSFVRLGDGEGGLLDFGSSSTLEDIDYFKSHFGNATDMSAIINIRDNLLSSIESADLIGVRDDIWYASQNAATLDEHAPDFLERFRSEFPLRAVEREINLYSAKRVFRLYKWSLQRRHRLANVCSQWVCYDLALEGFWERLITSCGSIGLIHCSPTLPQKIERELGVKVESILVPEKANKRAQWSQSYSPSDTAAHFPTRFEEVSEQLRRPLNGKIYLVGAGLVGKKYLDIIKHHGGIAIDVGALLDSWDGRATRPLVYEDKLSGDHRREQALKLFRLDYSRLHLR; this is translated from the coding sequence ATGATGATGCATTGCGACGAAGTTGCTTCGATAATCGAAAAACGTGTGCGAGCAAAAGTTCCATTCAGTTTCGTTCGGTTGGGTGATGGAGAAGGCGGCTTACTGGACTTCGGCTCCTCCTCCACATTGGAGGATATTGATTATTTCAAAAGCCATTTCGGCAACGCGACTGATATGTCAGCAATCATAAATATCAGAGACAATCTGCTTTCCAGCATTGAAAGCGCTGATTTGATAGGTGTTCGAGACGATATCTGGTACGCGTCACAAAATGCTGCCACATTAGATGAACATGCACCGGACTTCCTGGAACGATTTCGTTCGGAATTTCCACTTCGGGCCGTAGAACGAGAAATCAATCTTTATTCTGCGAAACGAGTGTTTCGACTGTATAAATGGTCCCTACAACGTCGTCATCGACTTGCCAATGTATGTTCTCAATGGGTTTGTTATGATCTCGCCCTCGAAGGTTTTTGGGAACGATTAATTACTAGTTGCGGCTCTATTGGACTGATACATTGCTCACCGACTTTGCCGCAAAAGATTGAACGCGAACTGGGGGTAAAGGTGGAGTCTATTCTTGTGCCCGAAAAGGCAAACAAGCGAGCGCAGTGGTCACAAAGCTATTCTCCTTCTGATACTGCAGCACACTTTCCAACGCGCTTTGAAGAGGTCTCGGAGCAATTACGTCGTCCCCTAAATGGAAAGATATATTTAGTTGGCGCGGGGCTGGTTGGCAAGAAATATCTCGATATCATCAAGCACCATGGCGGGATCGCGATCGATGTGGGTGCGCTTCTTGATAGCTGGGATGGTAGGGCAACACGGCCTTTAGTTTATGAGGACAAACTTTCTGGCGACCACAGGCGGGAGCAAGCTCTGAAACTGTTTCGACTCGATTACAGCCGGTTGCACCTGAGATAG
- a CDS encoding IS630 family transposase (programmed frameshift) — translation MAKALSLDLRQRVVNAIATGMSRRQAAERFGVSAASAIRWQKQFSDTGTIQSDKQGGDRRSKHIDAHAATILALYETTPDITLAEIKVRLAESGIRAGIGTLWRFFDRHGITRKKKTAHAAEQERPALMQKRQEWFESQPDLDPERLVFIDETSASTKMARLYGRAPKGQRCRASVPHGHWKTTTFTAGLRLGGMAAPMVLDGPMNGDAFLAYVSQVLVPELTPGDIVIMDNLPAHKVAGVRDAIEAAGAGLFYLPPYSPDFNPIEMAFSKLKALLRAAAARTVPDLWQAIADAIKQFKPDECRNYFKAAGYDAF, via the exons ATGGCTAAAGCTCTTTCACTCGATCTTCGCCAGCGCGTTGTGAATGCGATTGCCACCGGTATGTCCCGCAGACAAGCGGCTGAGCGGTTTGGTGTGAGCGCCGCCAGTGCTATTCGCTGGCAGAAGCAGTTCAGCGACACCGGAACCATTCAATCCGACAAGCAGGGCGGCGACCGTCGTTCGAAACACATCGACGCCCATGCCGCCACGATCCTTGCGCTTTACGAGACGACGCCGGATATCACCCTTGCCGAAATCAAAGTGCGGTTGGCTGAGAGTGGCATAAGGGCCGGGATCGGCACGCTCTGGCGGTTCTTCGACCGGCACGGGATCACGCGTAAAAAAA AGACGGCGCACGCGGCCGAACAGGAGCGACCAGCTTTGATGCAAAAGCGCCAGGAGTGGTTCGAAAGCCAACCAGACCTCGATCCCGAGCGTCTGGTATTCATCGACGAAACCTCTGCTTCAACGAAGATGGCGCGCCTGTATGGTCGAGCACCGAAAGGTCAGCGGTGCCGGGCATCCGTCCCGCATGGTCATTGGAAGACCACGACGTTCACCGCCGGCCTTCGACTGGGCGGCATGGCAGCTCCCATGGTGCTGGACGGCCCGATGAACGGCGACGCGTTCCTTGCCTATGTCAGCCAGGTTCTCGTTCCCGAACTGACGCCTGGCGATATCGTCATCATGGACAATCTTCCCGCCCACAAGGTTGCAGGCGTTCGCGACGCCATCGAAGCGGCAGGGGCAGGCCTGTTCTACCTGCCGCCGTATTCACCCGACTTCAATCCGATTGAAATGGCATTCTCCAAACTGAAGGCCTTGCTTCGGGCCGCAGCCGCCAGAACCGTCCCTGACTTGTGGCAGGCCATCGCCGACGCCATCAAACAGTTCAAACCTGACGAATGCCGGAATTACTTCAAGGCTGCCGGGTATGATGCTTTCTGA
- a CDS encoding sulfotransferase family protein, which translates to MNVSKSPEKKRTGIIVLGMHRSGTSVLTRIINILGAALPVNCLGANESNATGHWEPRSLIWLHEQMLQESGSQWDDWRSFEFTRMPPDRQAHFTYEISRLLREEYETAPIFVLKEPRISRFVPLYIAAFKMWGVEPKFVLTNRNPLEVAASLHVRDKITRGYALLIWLRHELDAERATRGHSRTFVSYEGMLDDKWPIIEKIVKLVEDTAFVLTEGSDNEIDEFLSPRYRHHQMAIEDLESEVPVLNWVKEAYFAFKRLEVDANDRRATSVLDRVNAEFDTLSGTFGTIFVSESNTRTQILRELHEEEVHDLTHTIGALRQQIMDLRGELAQRVSSNIQVGERLEAANLSLDAILKSKTYRLSTVFKRIYRFLIWK; encoded by the coding sequence GTGAACGTTTCTAAATCACCAGAGAAAAAGCGCACTGGCATTATCGTTCTTGGGATGCATCGTTCCGGTACGAGCGTGCTCACGCGAATCATCAACATTCTAGGCGCTGCACTTCCTGTGAACTGTCTGGGTGCCAATGAAAGCAATGCCACCGGCCATTGGGAACCGCGCAGTCTTATCTGGTTACATGAGCAGATGCTTCAGGAGAGTGGCAGCCAGTGGGATGACTGGCGCAGTTTTGAATTCACTCGCATGCCCCCGGATCGACAAGCTCACTTTACTTACGAAATTAGCCGTCTGTTGAGGGAGGAATATGAGACAGCTCCGATATTTGTACTTAAAGAACCGCGAATCTCTAGGTTTGTTCCTCTGTATATCGCGGCGTTTAAGATGTGGGGTGTCGAACCTAAGTTTGTTTTGACCAACCGAAATCCGCTCGAGGTAGCAGCATCACTTCACGTGCGTGACAAAATAACTCGCGGATATGCATTGTTGATCTGGTTACGTCATGAACTAGACGCAGAACGGGCAACACGTGGGCATTCGAGGACGTTTGTCTCTTATGAAGGCATGTTGGATGATAAGTGGCCAATCATCGAGAAAATTGTAAAGCTGGTTGAAGATACTGCGTTTGTTCTCACGGAGGGTTCCGACAACGAAATAGATGAGTTTTTATCGCCACGCTACAGGCATCATCAGATGGCTATTGAGGATCTGGAGTCAGAGGTGCCGGTTCTTAATTGGGTGAAGGAGGCCTATTTCGCATTCAAAAGGCTGGAAGTCGATGCGAACGACCGACGCGCGACCTCGGTGCTTGATCGAGTCAACGCTGAGTTTGATACTCTTTCAGGGACGTTCGGCACGATCTTTGTTTCAGAAAGCAATACACGGACACAAATTCTCCGGGAGCTTCACGAGGAAGAAGTTCATGATTTAACACATACGATTGGCGCTCTTCGCCAACAGATTATGGACTTAAGAGGAGAATTGGCTCAGAGAGTGTCAAGTAATATTCAAGTTGGTGAACGCCTTGAGGCGGCGAACCTATCGTTAGATGCGATTTTGAAAAGCAAAACATACCGTCTCTCTACAGTATTTAAACGTATTTACCGGTTCTTGATATGGAAGTAG
- a CDS encoding transposase yields the protein MGNCSKNDRLFLEALHYFTLHNISWRALPERFGNWNSVWKRFDRLGKAGVFEDYFSILAGLDESAHLIAMFDSTVIRAHVSAAGAKGGRKVKRSAGLVEGSEPKSI from the coding sequence ATGGGAAATTGCTCTAAAAATGACCGCCTATTCCTTGAGGCGTTGCATTATTTCACCCTTCACAACATCTCATGGCGGGCTTTGCCTGAGCGGTTTGGTAACTGGAACAGCGTATGGAAGCGTTTTGACCGTTTAGGTAAAGCAGGTGTTTTCGAGGACTATTTTTCCATTTTGGCTGGGCTTGATGAAAGCGCTCATCTTATCGCTATGTTCGACAGCACCGTCATTCGCGCCCATGTATCTGCAGCAGGCGCTAAAGGGGGCAGGAAGGTCAAGCGCTCGGCCGGTCTCGTGGAGGGTTCGGAACCAAAATCCATCTGA
- a CDS encoding IS5 family transposase produces the protein MKTDRNGQPLGFELTGGEASDSKQFESLMDTGPQVRHRAIIADKGYDSDVNREIARKAGAIPVIPYRSNRRNIPKHFATALYRGRARIEQMMGKLKRFKRVALRCEKTARNFRSIVAIASAFILIKSVHTA, from the coding sequence CTGAAAACCGACCGAAATGGTCAGCCCCTTGGCTTTGAACTGACCGGAGGCGAAGCCTCCGATAGCAAACAGTTTGAAAGCCTCATGGACACGGGCCCTCAAGTCAGGCACCGCGCTATCATTGCTGACAAAGGCTATGATAGCGACGTTAATCGAGAGATTGCGCGAAAGGCTGGCGCTATCCCTGTGATCCCTTACAGATCAAACAGGCGTAATATTCCGAAGCATTTTGCCACGGCGCTTTATCGAGGTCGCGCACGTATCGAACAAATGATGGGGAAGCTCAAACGGTTCAAACGTGTCGCATTACGCTGCGAGAAAACAGCAAGAAACTTCCGATCCATCGTCGCAATCGCTTCTGCTTTCATCTTAATCAAATCCGTCCACACGGCCTAA